Below is a genomic region from Penaeus vannamei isolate JL-2024 chromosome 18, ASM4276789v1, whole genome shotgun sequence.
tatatgtgtgtgtgtgtgtgtgtgtgtgtgtgtgtgtgtgtgtgtgtatatatgtatatatatatgtatatatatatatatacctatgtatatgtatatatatgtatatacatatacatacatatatatatatgtgtgtgtatgtgtgtgtgtgtatatatttacatatatgcatacataagatatatatatatatatatatatatatatatatatatatatatacacatatatatataatatatatgcatatgcatgtatgtatatatacatatatacacagaatcatacacacacacgcacacacacacacacacacacacacacacatatatatacatagatatgtatatatatacatatatatacatagatatgtatatatatacatatatatatgtatatatatgtgtatatatgtatatatatatatatatatatgtgtgtgtgtgtgtgtgtgtgtgtgtgtgtgtgtgtgtgtatatatatatatatatatatatatatgtatacatatatatatatacatagatatgtatatgtatatacatacatatatatatatatacatatatatatatatcatcatcatcatcatcatcagggggctctacaatgactcgaagcgcaaggatacggtctactgtggacttaccaggaatgaatctagattgctccggcctctgataaCTCAGCAGGTGGTCCTCTGATAcgtttcagaaggatgtgggcaagaaccttgcctggtatactgggcagtgtgatgcctcggtgattgctgcagccCCATCggtcctccatccccttccaatCTTACCAACAAGACTTCGAGGATGTTCACGCAGACGTATACAATGGTCAGAGCAGTTCCTCATTTAGCAAAGACAATAAGAAGTGTCGGATATCCTTCAAGCGAACGCAAGTGTGGTGGAAACTTCCTTCTATGCAAGCAAAATGCAGTGCATGATTTTCCAGGGTCACGTTCAATCTGTGTTATATAAACTCCGTCGGGACCGGTATTTCCTCACTTGTCTTGTGTCATTAACGCTTGTGTATCATGGGTTTTAGAGTTGTGAGTGCTGTGTCCGTCATCTTGTGCTTTACTGTGTGTTTAAAGACTGCAGTTTTGCGgcgcaaatcacacacacacacacacacacacacacacacacacacacacacacacacacacacacacacacacacatatatatatatatatatatatatatatatatatatacatatacatatattcatatatatgtgtatacacacacacacacacacacacacacacacacacacacacacacacacacatatatatatatatatatatatatatatatatatatatatatatatatgtatatatacacacatatatatcatatatatgtgtatacacatacacacacacacacacacacacacacacacacacacacacacacatatatatatatatatatatatacatatatatacatatgtatatatatgtatataaatatatatatatatatatatatatacatatatatatctatatatatatatatatatatatatattcctatatatatatgtatatatatgtatatatgtatatatatgtatatgtatatattcatatatatatatatatatatatatatatatatatatatatatatatatatatatatgtatgtatgtatgtatatatatgtatatatacatatatatatgtatatatacatatatatatatatgtatatatatatgtatatatatgtatatatatatattcatatatatatatgtatgtatgtatatatatatatatatatatatatatatatatatatatatatatatgcatacacacagacacatacgcacacataaacacacacacacacgcacacacacacacacacaacacacacacacgcgcacagacacacacacacacacacacacacacacacacacacacacacacacacacacacacacacacacacacacacacacacacacacaatatatatatatatatatatatatacatgtataaatatatatatatatatttgcatgtatatatatgtatattatatatatatgtttgtgtatatatatagattacatatatatattacacacacacacacgcgcactgacacacacatacacgcacacgcacacgcacacacacatacacacacacactcacactcacactcacactcacacacacagacacacacacacacacacacagacacacacacacactcacacacacacacacacacacacacacacacatacacacacacacacacacatatatatatatatatacatatatatatacatatatatatatatatatatacatatttagatatatatgtatacatacatatagataaatagatagattgattgatagattgatagatagatatgtatatatgtatatatatatatatatatatatatatatatatatatatatattatatcatgtatagatatatatacacatagacatatatatgcacacatatgtgtatgcatgtgtatgtgtatatatatatatgtgtgtgtgtgtgtgtgcatatatgtgtgcacatactttagatagatggatagataaatatgtagataactAGTGACTGTCACTTCACGTGTCGTTGCGCGCGGGCGATGCAGAAAGGGGGCCCCTGCCTCAACAGTTTGCCCTCTGTATCACCCTAGCCCAAGCCTATATCATGGAGAGGACACTCCAGGGCCACTGCGAAGCAACGGCACAGCACACGGTCTCGACTTTGTAGAACAAGACCCCAGAGGTCACTCACATATTTGGCTTATACAGCCGTTCTAGGCTCTGTTCCAATGCCAGCTCATGGATTATGATTAAATACATCTGTACCCACAGGATGCTGctaaatatacagacataggAGGAtgaataaatgtgcatatatttttcaGCTAGTGTTATTGTGTATGATGGCCGGTGGCTGGGCCGAGGACGCCACCGAAGCtagcaccacaaccaccacagccGTCCCCATCCTGAGGCAGGTCAACGATGTCAACGAGGACGGGACTTACACCTACGGCTTCGAGGCCGCCGACGGAACCTTCAAGCTGGAGACCCGCGACGAGAACGGCAACGTCAAGGGCAAGTACGGCTTCCTGGACGAGTTCGGAGAGCTCAAGATCGTCGAGTACAGCGCCGGGAACGAGACAGGCTTTGTGCCCACATCCGATCTCCTGCCCAAGCCTGTGCCCGTCCCTGAGGTTCCGCAGATTCCCCAACCTCTGAACTTCCCCACTCCTTCTAGACCCCAGTTCAACCCACAGCGAGTACCACAAAGTTCCTTTGCTCCACGCTCACACTCTCAGTCCCAATTTACTCCTCACCCCCAGCAACAGCCTCAACTTGCGCGTCATTCACAGCCTCGGTCCCAGTTTGCCCCCCACCCTCAGCCCCAAATTATTCAACGGCCACAACAGCCTCAATTTGTTCCTCGCTCACAGTCTCAAACACAGCCCCAACTAGCCCCCCATCCCCAACAGCCCCAGTTCACCCCACAATCTCAACTCCAGTTCCTCCCACAGCAGTTCAGACCCCAGTCCCAAGTCCCTCGGCGCCCTGTCAAGATCGATGGTTTCTCAGAGGACACGAACGGCTTCGTCGATAGCTTTCCCGAGGGAGCTGCCATGGGGAATCCTTTCCTCTCAGGCAGGCCTTCTCCTTTCCCGGCACCACACCATGTGCAACCTCGTCCTCAGCCGCAGTTCGCACCTCAGCAGATCCCTCAAGGCTTCAACAGGTTCGTCCCCCGTCAGCCCCAAGTCATCCCTCAGCTTACTGCTCAGCAAGTCCATCAGTTACAGCAGCAACAGTTCCATGGTTCCCAACAGAGACAAGGTTCTCGGCAGTTCATAACTCCACAATATGTCCCCCAACAGTTTGCTCCTCAACAATTTGCCGGATAACGATTCATTCCTCAACCGGCCGTTCCAGACAGCCTGCATATGTCTCAGTGACATTGCTAATTCTCTTTGAGATGTTACTGTATTCATCTGTTGACTATGATCGAGCTATCCTTTGTAGATCTATAAATTCTCAAGAATCAGGTGTAAATAAAACTAGACCGAACGCCATGTACATTTCCTTTCATGGCAATTGGTAAGACACGGAAACAAGCAATATCTTTTGTAGATACTCCAGGCAGCAactacgagaaaaaaaacatcactgaAAGAGGAAACTAActaatgcatgcatgcacacacacacacacacacacacacacacacacacacacacacacacacacacacacacacatatatatatatacatatatatatatatgtatatatatatatatatatatatatatataatttatatatacaaatatatatatatatatatatatatatatatatatataatttaca
It encodes:
- the LOC113818071 gene encoding tyrosine-protein phosphatase non-receptor type 23-like gives rise to the protein MAGGWAEDATEASTTTTTAVPILRQVNDVNEDGTYTYGFEAADGTFKLETRDENGNVKGKYGFLDEFGELKIVEYSAGNETGFVPTSDLLPKPVPVPEVPQIPQPLNFPTPSRPQFNPQRVPQSSFAPRSHSQSQFTPHPQQQPQLARHSQPRSQFAPHPQPQIIQRPQQPQFVPRSQSQTQPQLAPHPQQPQFTPQSQLQFLPQQFRPQSQVPRRPVKIDGFSEDTNGFVDSFPEGAAMGNPFLSGRPSPFPAPHHVQPRPQPQFAPQQIPQGFNRFVPRQPQVIPQLTAQQVHQLQQQQFHGSQQRQGSRQFITPQYVPQQFAPQQFAG